A section of the Macaca thibetana thibetana isolate TM-01 chromosome 10, ASM2454274v1, whole genome shotgun sequence genome encodes:
- the LOC126929506 gene encoding ral-GDS-related protein-like isoform X2, with protein sequence MRNLLTNQPGAAVLSVQVHRAVLQGLWEENVSGTLGRTRVCTALLRGQVCPFQDSTDGLGKAVYSITSTITSILFTWPLENSSVCYQPPQRSSFRIKLAFRNFAWPGLGVEDHQELVLGQLVLPEPNEAKPDDTAPPPGQHALTMPALEPAPPLLADVGPALEPESGAALGAPGYLYSAPGPAPGEGSPPATLLEPQSASESPSPSSGTVKNQLEEMPDITTFPPRLLAEQLTCMDVELFKKVELYECLGSIWGQQTKEGNEYVAPTVHATIAHFNRLTNCVTTSCLGNHGMTGRDRARVVEHWIKVARECLSLNNFSSVHAIVSALCSKPIYRLHETWAAVSSKSTKHLKQLCKKDTAVKRDLLIKAGSFKVATQERNPQRAQMRLRKQKKGVVPFLGDFLTELHRLDTAIPDDLDGNSNKRRKEVRVLQEMQMLQVAAMNYRLRPLEKFVTYFPRMEQLSDKESYKLSCQLEPESQ encoded by the exons ATGAGAAACCTGCTCACAAATCAGCCTGGAGCTGCAGTCTTGAGTGTCCAGGTGCACAGGGCTGTGCTCCAGGGCCTTTGGGAAGAGAATGTCAGTGGGACACTGGGGCGCACAAGGGTCTGTACAGCCCTGCTGCGTGGCCAGGTCTGCCCCTTCCAGGACAGCACTGACGGCTTGGGGAAGG CTGTCTACTCCATCACCAGCACCATCACCTCCATTCTGTTCACCTGGCCCCTTGAAAACTCTTCAGTTTGCTATCAGCCCCCACAACGGTCATCTTTCCGGATAAAGCTGGCCTTCAGGAACTTTGCCTGGCCTGGACTGGGCGTGGAGGACCATCAGGAACTTGTCCTAGGCCAGTTGGTGCTTCCGGAGCCCAACGAGGCCAAGCCAGATG atactgctccacctcctgggcaaCACGCATTAACAATGCCGGCCCTGGAGCCAGCACCACCACTGCTGGCGGACGTGGGGCCTGCTCTGGAACCAGAGTCAGGTGCAGCCCTGGGTGCACCAGGATATCTATATTCAGCACCAGGACCAGCACCAGGGGAAGGGTCCCCTCCAGCAACACTGCTGGAGCCACAGTCCGCCTCAGAGTCCCCCAGTCCCTCTTCTGGGACTGTGAAGAACCAACTTGAGGAGATGCCTGACATCACGACCTTCCCTCCCAGGCTGCTGGCAGAGCAGCTGACCTGCATGGATGTG GAGCTGTTCAAGAAGGTGGAGCTCTACGAATGCTTGGGCTCCATCTGGGGTCAACAAACTAAGGAGGGGAATGAGTACGTGGCACCCACAGTTCATGCGACCATCGCACACTTCAACAGGCTCACCAACTGCGTCACCACCTCCTGCCTCGGGAACCATGGCATGACAGGCCGGGACAGGGCCAGGGTGGTGGAGCACTGGATCAAGGTGGCCAGG GAGTGCCTAAGCCTGAACAACTTCTCCTCGGTGCACGCCATCGTCTCTGCTCTGTGTAGCAAACCAATATATCGGCTACACGAGACATGGGCAGCAGTGTCCAG CAAAAGCACAAAACATCTAAAACAACTCTGCAAAAAAGACACTGCAGTGAAGAGGGACCTGCTGATCAAG GCGGGGAGCTTTAAGGTGGCCACCCAGGAGAGGAACCCCCAGAGAGCCCAGATGAGGCTGCGGAAGCAGAAGAAG GGAGTGGTCCCCTTCCTGGGGGATTTTCTGACTGAGTTACACAGATTGGATACGGCCATCCCAGACGATCTGGAT GGCAACAGCAACAAGAGGAGGAAG GAGGTCCGAGTTCTGCAGGAAATGCAGATGCTCCAAGTGGCTGCCATGAATTACAGGCTTCGGCCTCTTGAGAAATTTGTCACCTATTTCCCAAGAATGGAGCAGCTCAGTGACAAGGAGAG CTACAAGCTGTCCTGCCAGCTGGAGCCCGAATCACAGTAG
- the LOC126929506 gene encoding ral-GDS-related protein-like isoform X1 — protein sequence MFSCCVPTCCRPPRRRRGQNESLSREYRHWFNPHPRRLWPFARRHPQSSTQQIKQELLDGFHFSNFFKEGQGPTATNHGQCCSGYGNEICRMSTFQPGTGEKLLDSLVPAFLTKPISSYATCLGPSWDFITVPHFLELLVRSTITSILFTWPLENSSVCYQPPQRSSFRIKLAFRNFAWPGLGVEDHQELVLGQLVLPEPNEAKPDDTAPPPGQHALTMPALEPAPPLLADVGPALEPESGAALGAPGYLYSAPGPAPGEGSPPATLLEPQSASESPSPSSGTVKNQLEEMPDITTFPPRLLAEQLTCMDVELFKKVELYECLGSIWGQQTKEGNEYVAPTVHATIAHFNRLTNCVTTSCLGNHGMTGRDRARVVEHWIKVARECLSLNNFSSVHAIVSALCSKPIYRLHETWAAVSSKSTKHLKQLCKKDTAVKRDLLIKAGSFKVATQERNPQRAQMRLRKQKKGVVPFLGDFLTELHRLDTAIPDDLDGNSNKRRKEVRVLQEMQMLQVAAMNYRLRPLEKFVTYFPRMEQLSDKESYKLSCQLEPESQ from the exons ATGTTCTCTTGCTGTGTCCCGACGTGCTGCCGACCTCCTCGTCGCAGAAGAGGCCAAAATGAGAGTCTTTCTCGAGAATATAGACATTGGTTCAACCCTCACCCTCGACGTCTCTGGCCATTTGCCAGAAGGCACCCACAG AGCTCCACACAGCAGATCAAGCAGGAGCTGTTGGATGGATTCCATTTCTCCAACTTCTTCAAAGAAGGGCAGGGGCCCACCGCCACCAACCACGGCCAGTGCTGCTCTGGG TATGGAAATGAGATCTGCAGGATGTCAACTTTCCAGCCCGGCACAGGGGAGAAGCTGTTGGACTCCCTGGTTCCAGCCTTTCTAACTAAACCCATCTCCTCCTATGCCACCTGCCTGGGCCCCTCCTGGGACTTTATCACCGTGCCACACTTTTTGGAACTACTGGTTAGAAG CACCATCACCTCCATTCTGTTCACCTGGCCCCTTGAAAACTCTTCAGTTTGCTATCAGCCCCCACAACGGTCATCTTTCCGGATAAAGCTGGCCTTCAGGAACTTTGCCTGGCCTGGACTGGGCGTGGAGGACCATCAGGAACTTGTCCTAGGCCAGTTGGTGCTTCCGGAGCCCAACGAGGCCAAGCCAGATG atactgctccacctcctgggcaaCACGCATTAACAATGCCGGCCCTGGAGCCAGCACCACCACTGCTGGCGGACGTGGGGCCTGCTCTGGAACCAGAGTCAGGTGCAGCCCTGGGTGCACCAGGATATCTATATTCAGCACCAGGACCAGCACCAGGGGAAGGGTCCCCTCCAGCAACACTGCTGGAGCCACAGTCCGCCTCAGAGTCCCCCAGTCCCTCTTCTGGGACTGTGAAGAACCAACTTGAGGAGATGCCTGACATCACGACCTTCCCTCCCAGGCTGCTGGCAGAGCAGCTGACCTGCATGGATGTG GAGCTGTTCAAGAAGGTGGAGCTCTACGAATGCTTGGGCTCCATCTGGGGTCAACAAACTAAGGAGGGGAATGAGTACGTGGCACCCACAGTTCATGCGACCATCGCACACTTCAACAGGCTCACCAACTGCGTCACCACCTCCTGCCTCGGGAACCATGGCATGACAGGCCGGGACAGGGCCAGGGTGGTGGAGCACTGGATCAAGGTGGCCAGG GAGTGCCTAAGCCTGAACAACTTCTCCTCGGTGCACGCCATCGTCTCTGCTCTGTGTAGCAAACCAATATATCGGCTACACGAGACATGGGCAGCAGTGTCCAG CAAAAGCACAAAACATCTAAAACAACTCTGCAAAAAAGACACTGCAGTGAAGAGGGACCTGCTGATCAAG GCGGGGAGCTTTAAGGTGGCCACCCAGGAGAGGAACCCCCAGAGAGCCCAGATGAGGCTGCGGAAGCAGAAGAAG GGAGTGGTCCCCTTCCTGGGGGATTTTCTGACTGAGTTACACAGATTGGATACGGCCATCCCAGACGATCTGGAT GGCAACAGCAACAAGAGGAGGAAG GAGGTCCGAGTTCTGCAGGAAATGCAGATGCTCCAAGTGGCTGCCATGAATTACAGGCTTCGGCCTCTTGAGAAATTTGTCACCTATTTCCCAAGAATGGAGCAGCTCAGTGACAAGGAGAG CTACAAGCTGTCCTGCCAGCTGGAGCCCGAATCACAGTAG